The Geoanaerobacter pelophilus nucleotide sequence CATTTAACGTTTAAAACGCAAAATTGCCGATTACGACAGCATACAACCCAAATCCAACAAGAATCGCGCCAGATGCGTACCTAAAGACCTTGTCATGTCGTGCCAGCGCCTTGATCCTGCTTTGCAGGAGATGAGACGAATAGGCCAGTATCAGCATCGGCACTGCTAATCCCATCGAGTAAAAGCCGAGCAGGGTAATGCCGTATGTCAGTTGGCCATTTGTTCCCACCATGGTCAGAATACTCGACAGGAAAGGCCCGACACACGGGACCCATACCAAACCAAGCGCCATGCCGAGAACAAACGCACCGAGTCGCCCTTCGCCCTTTACATGGAGGTTTGATAGTGCGGTTATCCTCTTAAAGATGCTGATATCAAAGATCACCATCAAACCCAGTGCAATGATGACTATAGAACCGGCAATCTCTATGTATCGGGTACGTCCAACCAGCATGGCGCCAAAAAGCGAGGATATGGCTCCCATTATCATAAATGACAGTGAGAGCCCCATCACCAGAATCATTGGTCTGAGCCTGTCTTTACGCTCAGCTCCGGCCATGATGATCGGGACAACCGGAAGAACACATGGCGACATCACACTTGCCAGTCCGGCTCCGACTGCAAGCAGTATGCTGGAGATGCCGAGTTCGATCATTTAACGCCATCCAGTGAAGCAGAGAGTGTTTCCTGGCTTTGGATTCCAGGAGGGAATACGCGTGAAATCTTTCCGGACTTATCTACCAGAACCAGTGATGGAAGGCTTCTGACGCCGTAATCGTAAAATGCTTTCTGATCGTTCTTATTCATGGCATTCACACTGGCGATATTGAAATTCCCTTTTCTATCCTGCGACAGTTTGTCGAGAATCCCTTTTTGCGCCTTGCATGGTCCACCGTTAGGGTTCTGGAAAAATACTAGGGTGGGTTTGCCGTTGGCACCGATGGTCTGCTTCAGTTCGGGTGTACTCAATGGCGCGGTTGCAGCGGCCAGAGCAATAGTCGCTGTTGCCAGCAAAGTCAGTGTCAGTAACGAGAAAAATGCTTTCTTCATACGTGCCTCCAATTTTGTTTTTGTGTCAGGTCGCAACTTTGCCGAACATTTTATCCGTTAATTTTACATACCAGGCTGCCGACTGAACCTGAATGATGTAGGCTAGGGCGATTACCAGAGCCGCATCCGATCCAGCGGTTCCGAAAGCATTCATGGCCACTGCAAGGGCAATCGACAGATTGCGCATGACTGTGCCGTAGACCAGCGCGATAGCGTCTCCGCGTTTAAGGAATAACTTCCCGACAATGGTGCTGAGCAGATAGTTGGTTACGTAAAGAATCGAAAGTGGGATGAATATTTGGAACAATGACTCCGGAGTCGCCAGTATTGCGCGTGCTTTGAGTGCGATTGCGATGAACACAATCCCCAGGACACCGATTGTTGACAGCCCCGGGAAGCGTGGAGCCCAGGTCTCCTGGAAGACTTTTTGCGTAAAGCGTTTTATCAGCCACTGCTGGGTGGCATAACCGGCAACCATTGGCAGGAAAACGATAACCGCAATCTGCTTCATGACCGCAGGCGTATCAACGGTCACATGAGCACTGAGAAGCCACTGAACATAGAACGGTGTCGCTAGTGAACCGAGAATAAGACCGACTACTGTCATCTTGACAGCTGCTTCAAGGTTACCCTTTGCGAAACCGGTCCATGAGATGGTCATGCCGCTTGTCGGTACCAATGCAGCCAGTAGCAAGCCAAGGGCCATATACGGCTGCTGGGCAAAAAAGAGCCTGCCGAGGCCATATGCGACAAAAGGTACGATCGCGAAATTGATGAACTGGGTCAGCAACTGAGCCTTGCCGTCTCCACCCTCCAGTACCTTTTTCAGTTTGAGAGTTACCATCATCGGGTAGACCATCAGGAAGGTGAACGGTACAATCCAACTTTTTAGAAATCCGGCATCGAACACTGCACCGAAGGCAAAGCCAAGCAGCATCATGGTTGGAATGGCTAACAGCAGGTTCTTGTTCAGTTTTGTCAGTAACGCCCACATATCAGAGAGCCGCTTCGATCATGGTTTTGATTGCAGCGTAACTCTCGGCTAGGGAATCGGCAAAGGCCGGGTCGCCGACCAGTGTCTCGATCATTGGACGGTTATAGACCAGAAACCGCACCTGAGTCCTGCCGTCACGGGAAAATATCATGACGAACTTTGGCATCAGGGGTGCGCGCTCCGGATTAGCCTGGAGGCTAGCCGCCGCTTTTTCAGGTTTGCAGATCTGGATCATGTGAAGGTCAAACCATTGCGCCACCTCTACTCCGTGAGCACCAAAGGAGTTGGCCATATTCATGCCGCTTTCGTTGTGGATGCTGAAACCTCTTGAGCCTGCTGCGCTCTTTAGATCCGCCACAAACTGTATGAGGGGTTTATCTGTCTCTTTCTGGTAAAGTTCCGCCCATTGCATCCGTTCGTTTCCCTTCTCTATAAAAAGTGTACTCACTGGTGGTGCGTTATACGTCCTGAGGCCGTCCGGCTTGTCTCCATGCTGCCATATGTCCTTCAAGCAGTGTCACATTCCGATAGCCGAAAAACCCCAGTAAACTTTTGACAATTTGTGCGCGGGGACCATGTTCGCAGGTCACTACCATTTCGGCGTTTTTATCTGAAGGGATGGGTGCCATTCTCAACATTATTTTCCATGTCGGAGCATGGATGGCGTTGGGAATGTGGCCTTTTTTGAATTCAAAAGCGGTGCGTACATCTACAACAGCGGGCGCCTTTTTAGATGTAATTCTCTTCAATAGTTCCTGAGGCTGCATCTAGTCTCCTTCGTCTGGAAGTATCAGATTATCCTGTTTTTATTGATCAGGTCTATGGCAACCCGGTAAACCAGTAACAGGAATGGCCAGGCATGCCACACTAGGTCAAAGATGTCGATTGGCCTTTTCAGAGTACCGTTCATCAGCATTCTGATCTTTTCTACAATGTGCGGCTGCGGGAAGAAGGGTGCAAAGCCGAGCAGAAGGGTTAACGGGATGAGAAACTTGTAGTCGAGCAGATTAATCATGGGAGTTCACATATTCAGATGGCCGTAACACGTTCAAACGTCGATCAGCCTCAAGGATTATGCCGTCAGCAGTACGGTGTTGTTCTAAAAACCGCCTGACGTCATTGACAAAAGATTCAGGCTGTTGAGGATAGTTCGGCAGCATGCTTGACAGGAAGTCGTCATCATCGTCAAACCGGAACTGGGTGCGAAATGCTATAGTCTCTCCCATAGTCCAGCCATTCATTTCAAGCATGTTACGTATGGCTGCTTCACGTGCAGGCCGTTCATCGCCGCTACCTGCACCGAAGCGCTCTTTTGCTTCGGTGAACGACCCGCCATCACCAGGCTCGATGACAACAATAGTTCCGTCTTTACCGAGAAGGGCAGCAGCCGACAGCAGGCTTTTTGACATTTCCGTTTCAGGAACATGATGAAGTGAAAGGGTGTAGATGACTATGTCGAAATTGCCGATTGAAGAGTCCGGAACCCCCTTCAGTGCCTGCATAAACAGAACATTATTCGCATAAAAGGAGGTCCGTGCGTAATCTATGGCGCAAGCATCCGGGTCTACAGCAACCACACGCCTGGCGTATTTCGCCAAGTCGCGGGTAATTCTCCCCTTGCCGCACCCTATTTCAAGGACGTCCTTGCCACGAATATCACAGTGGGACAGAATCGTGGCAATGTACTGATTTGTAGGGTCCTGAAGCACTTAAGAGTTCCTTGATGTTTTCATATCATTCTCTAACGACTGTTTTGGCTCGCTCATATGGGCTTTTTTGCATTCTTGCTTTTTCCTCAAACACTGCATAACCTTTTTAACTTCTTCAGTGTCGTAAGGGTCAAGGTCAAAAGGAACGTTCTCTCCACCGAACTCCTTAAATATCCTGTATCTGTTGCATGATGAATAGTCACCAAAACAGAGCCTCTTCTTAATATACTCTTCTGTCTGGGGCATGTTCTTCATGTTGTCGATGAAGAACTGGCAACATGCCATCAATTCACACTCCATATCACACCTCTTTATGTCATCAGTTCAAAACCCGACGAATTGTACTCTGAATCGTCTCTGCTCCAACAGATGTGTCAAAACACCCTGTACCTGCATAAGGATCGAAATTGTCGATCTGATCAATAAGCAGTTCGA carries:
- a CDS encoding cytochrome c biogenesis CcdA family protein, producing MIELGISSILLAVGAGLASVMSPCVLPVVPIIMAGAERKDRLRPMILVMGLSLSFMIMGAISSLFGAMLVGRTRYIEIAGSIVIIALGLMVIFDISIFKRITALSNLHVKGEGRLGAFVLGMALGLVWVPCVGPFLSSILTMVGTNGQLTYGITLLGFYSMGLAVPMLILAYSSHLLQSRIKALARHDKVFRYASGAILVGFGLYAVVIGNFAF
- a CDS encoding thioredoxin family protein, which translates into the protein MKKAFFSLLTLTLLATATIALAAATAPLSTPELKQTIGANGKPTLVFFQNPNGGPCKAQKGILDKLSQDRKGNFNIASVNAMNKNDQKAFYDYGVRSLPSLVLVDKSGKISRVFPPGIQSQETLSASLDGVK
- a CDS encoding arsenic resistance protein, translated to MWALLTKLNKNLLLAIPTMMLLGFAFGAVFDAGFLKSWIVPFTFLMVYPMMVTLKLKKVLEGGDGKAQLLTQFINFAIVPFVAYGLGRLFFAQQPYMALGLLLAALVPTSGMTISWTGFAKGNLEAAVKMTVVGLILGSLATPFYVQWLLSAHVTVDTPAVMKQIAVIVFLPMVAGYATQQWLIKRFTQKVFQETWAPRFPGLSTIGVLGIVFIAIALKARAILATPESLFQIFIPLSILYVTNYLLSTIVGKLFLKRGDAIALVYGTVMRNLSIALAVAMNAFGTAGSDAALVIALAYIIQVQSAAWYVKLTDKMFGKVAT
- a CDS encoding DUF302 domain-containing protein produces the protein MQWAELYQKETDKPLIQFVADLKSAAGSRGFSIHNESGMNMANSFGAHGVEVAQWFDLHMIQICKPEKAAASLQANPERAPLMPKFVMIFSRDGRTQVRFLVYNRPMIETLVGDPAFADSLAESYAAIKTMIEAAL
- a CDS encoding rhodanese-like domain-containing protein; its protein translation is MQPQELLKRITSKKAPAVVDVRTAFEFKKGHIPNAIHAPTWKIMLRMAPIPSDKNAEMVVTCEHGPRAQIVKSLLGFFGYRNVTLLEGHMAAWRQAGRPQDV
- a CDS encoding class I SAM-dependent methyltransferase, which codes for MLQDPTNQYIATILSHCDIRGKDVLEIGCGKGRITRDLAKYARRVVAVDPDACAIDYARTSFYANNVLFMQALKGVPDSSIGNFDIVIYTLSLHHVPETEMSKSLLSAAALLGKDGTIVVIEPGDGGSFTEAKERFGAGSGDERPAREAAIRNMLEMNGWTMGETIAFRTQFRFDDDDDFLSSMLPNYPQQPESFVNDVRRFLEQHRTADGIILEADRRLNVLRPSEYVNSHD